In the genome of Massilia sp. PAMC28688, one region contains:
- a CDS encoding uracil-DNA glycosylase, with product MTFDRRAAAFLQEMGITPLWTVRADSDGAHAPTEAAPEPLAHDPAAAPTARVHTPLSAPPYANPPQPAAAPAAAHTTESAWGDESEPAPPTDEDIARMDWSQLKHAIASCTRCGHCKPPRRAVHGAGDRAATWVVAAGAVSAADEQARAPLSGDAGKLLDNMLAAVDLTRERGAYVTHLIKCRPVSASGGDRAPTADEAAACRPYLEREVALTGASMVLTLGQIAANALQDKPLQEALAGSRGQVHAFREVKLVATLHPGELLRRGADKALAWADLCLARTHDGRPG from the coding sequence ATGACATTCGACCGCCGCGCCGCGGCCTTTTTGCAGGAGATGGGCATCACGCCATTGTGGACGGTGCGCGCTGACAGTGATGGGGCACATGCTCCCACGGAAGCGGCGCCCGAGCCGCTGGCCCACGATCCGGCGGCCGCGCCGACGGCCCGGGTCCACACGCCCCTGAGCGCGCCGCCGTACGCCAATCCGCCGCAGCCTGCCGCCGCCCCTGCCGCCGCGCATACCACCGAATCTGCATGGGGCGATGAATCCGAACCGGCACCACCTACGGACGAAGACATTGCACGCATGGACTGGTCGCAGCTCAAGCATGCCATCGCCAGCTGCACCCGCTGCGGCCACTGCAAGCCGCCGCGCAGGGCCGTGCACGGCGCGGGCGACCGCGCCGCCACCTGGGTAGTCGCCGCTGGTGCCGTCAGCGCCGCCGACGAGCAGGCCCGCGCGCCGCTGTCGGGCGACGCCGGCAAGCTGCTCGACAACATGCTGGCAGCGGTGGACCTGACCCGTGAACGCGGCGCCTACGTGACCCATCTGATCAAGTGCCGACCCGTCAGCGCCAGTGGCGGCGACCGTGCGCCCACGGCCGATGAAGCAGCCGCCTGCCGCCCCTACCTGGAGCGAGAGGTGGCACTCACCGGCGCCTCCATGGTGCTCACGCTTGGCCAGATCGCCGCCAACGCCTTGCAGGACAAGCCGCTGCAGGAAGCGCTGGCCGGTTCGCGCGGGCAGGTGCACGCGTTCAGGGAGGTGAAGCTGGTCGCCACGCTGCACCCGGGCGAACTGCTGCGGCGCGGCGCCGACAAGGCCCTGGCGTGGGCTGACCTGTGCCTGGCCCGGACCCATGACGGCCGGCCCGGATAG
- the rimI gene encoding ribosomal protein S18-alanine N-acetyltransferase — protein sequence MSAVREHDQLLYAPMVVADVDDVHALERRVYPHPWTHGNFVDSLASGYHGWVLRDDGGALVGYFMLMEVVDEAHLLNVAVDLQQQGRGIGLYLLDKVMACARGLSMQSVLLEVRPTNLRALQVYERYGFTEIGRRKGYYPAHNGQREDAIVMRYAL from the coding sequence ATGAGCGCAGTGCGCGAACACGACCAGCTCCTGTACGCGCCCATGGTGGTGGCCGACGTGGATGACGTGCATGCGCTGGAGCGGCGCGTGTATCCGCATCCCTGGACCCACGGCAATTTCGTCGATTCGCTCGCCAGCGGCTATCACGGCTGGGTACTGCGCGACGACGGCGGGGCGCTGGTGGGCTACTTCATGCTGATGGAAGTGGTGGACGAGGCGCACCTGCTCAATGTCGCCGTCGATCTGCAGCAGCAGGGCCGCGGCATTGGCCTGTACCTGCTCGACAAGGTGATGGCCTGCGCGCGCGGCCTGTCGATGCAATCGGTGCTGCTGGAGGTGCGGCCCACCAACCTGCGCGCGCTGCAGGTGTATGAACGCTATGGCTTTACCGAAATCGGGCGCCGCAAGGGCTACTACCCGGCCCACAATGGCCAGCGCGAAGACGCCATCGTGATGAGGTACGCCTTATGA
- the tsaB gene encoding tRNA (adenosine(37)-N6)-threonylcarbamoyltransferase complex dimerization subunit type 1 TsaB: MSTILAIETSSETASCALLHGERLLARASNGVRTHSQSILPMVQELLAEAGIALAECDAIAFGAGPGSFTGVRTACGIAQGLAYGAGLPVIALVTLDAMALACRQQTGATEVLAVLDARMGEVYWAQYRGADLVAGPALCAPEAVSPLAVEGLAACGNGIGAYPEAFAAHAWAAGARPDIMPHAQQIAQLAQAALARGEIMAAADAQPLYLRNKIAYTSAERQVINAAKAAA; this comes from the coding sequence ATGTCTACCATTCTCGCCATCGAAACGTCATCCGAGACCGCCAGCTGCGCGCTGCTGCACGGCGAACGCCTGCTGGCGCGTGCCTCCAATGGCGTGCGCACCCATTCGCAGTCCATCCTGCCCATGGTGCAGGAACTGCTGGCCGAAGCCGGCATTGCGCTGGCCGAGTGCGACGCCATCGCCTTTGGCGCAGGTCCCGGTTCGTTCACCGGTGTGCGCACCGCCTGCGGCATTGCCCAGGGCCTGGCCTACGGCGCCGGCCTGCCGGTCATTGCGCTGGTCACGCTGGACGCCATGGCGCTGGCCTGCCGCCAGCAGACCGGCGCCACCGAGGTGCTGGCCGTGCTGGACGCGCGCATGGGCGAAGTCTACTGGGCGCAATACCGGGGCGCGGACCTGGTCGCCGGCCCCGCACTGTGCGCGCCCGAGGCTGTGTCACCACTGGCGGTGGAAGGCCTGGCTGCCTGCGGCAACGGCATTGGGGCTTATCCAGAGGCCTTTGCCGCTCACGCCTGGGCGGCAGGCGCCCGGCCAGACATCATGCCGCATGCGCAGCAGATCGCGCAGCTGGCGCAGGCGGCGCTGGCGCGCGGCGAGATCATGGCGGCGGCCGACGCCCAGCCCCTGTACCTGCGGAACAAGATCGCCTACACCAGTGCCGAGCGCCAGGTCATCAACGCGGCCAAGGCGGCGGCATGA
- a CDS encoding co-chaperone YbbN, with amino-acid sequence MHSHTLDAANRDTTADALAAGGWIVACLCAAWCGTCGAYRAAFEHLAARHPDKHFVWIDIEDQAEIVGDLDVDNFPTLLLQKADVVAFFGTMLPDAALAERLIQAQAGQSDDELARLAASSAERRQWQQQCNLRVLLGNAA; translated from the coding sequence ATGCACAGCCACACCCTAGACGCCGCCAACCGCGACACCACCGCCGACGCCCTTGCAGCCGGGGGCTGGATCGTGGCCTGCCTGTGCGCGGCCTGGTGCGGCACCTGCGGCGCCTACCGCGCCGCGTTCGAGCACCTGGCCGCGCGCCATCCCGACAAGCACTTCGTGTGGATCGACATTGAAGACCAGGCCGAGATCGTGGGCGACCTCGATGTCGACAATTTCCCTACCCTGCTGCTGCAAAAGGCGGACGTGGTGGCGTTTTTCGGCACCATGCTGCCCGATGCAGCGCTGGCCGAGCGCCTGATCCAGGCCCAGGCCGGCCAGAGCGACGACGAGCTGGCACGCCTTGCCGCCAGTTCTGCCGAGCGGCGCCAGTGGCAGCAGCAGTGCAACCTGCGCGTCCTGCTGGGTAACGCCGCCTGA